One Vigna unguiculata cultivar IT97K-499-35 chromosome 7, ASM411807v1, whole genome shotgun sequence genomic region harbors:
- the LOC114189894 gene encoding uncharacterized protein LOC114189894 codes for MDCNKDEAVRARQMAEVKMQSGEFVEALRLATKAKRLYADVENITQILTICEVHNAANKKVSATDMDWYAILQIERLADEAIIKKQYRRLALLLHPDKNKYAGAEAAFKLIGQANGVLSDQTKRSLYDSRFGISVRGAAQKSTAKRGAEKCQKRSESQHNSHGNVFTAKRDETATNYQKNSYPNPADSNNQAGPMTFWTTCPHCSFKFEYCIQYAYANLLCMQCLKSFKAQVFIFGAPPPQPKFTSVNLQKEAPNPGPPKPDSESTDQKPFDKERTARSVRSDTTSMKKCAAGVGAHCEKSKDGSVPASKVMEPQSSKNVGSKRVRQSAPDSGKSSKDSNSGKVRDANVRENDLDHSSAGARRSSRKKQRVLYTETSEDDDHEILSESPRQNEPLEADDVENKTEPASNGSSNSDNPATSTAGVADQNTENESESEEYNCSSPSSNIPSSPKILSCFDAEFNDFEMDKEEGRFAAKQIWAVYDNSDAMPRFYAIVKKVLSPFELQITWLEADPDDEEELDWQDADLPIACGKFRLGSSQKTTDRTMFSHQVRCIKQTGKRSYLAYPRKGETWAIFRDWNIKWSSNPNKHVVPHDLEYVEILSDFSENVGIAVAYLDKVKGFVSLFQETLATKVVKFYVRPNELYRFSHQVPSYKMSGNEREGVPRGSFEFDPAALPSNLFEDGDSGNLKMNS; via the coding sequence ATGGACTGCAACAAAGATGAGGCGGTGAGGGCTAGGCAAATGGCCGAAGTTAAAATGCAAAGTGGTGAATTTGTGGAGGCACTCAGGTTGGCTACCAAGGCTAAAAGACTTTATGCTGATGTTGAAAACATTACTCAGATCCTTACCATCTGTGAGGTTCACAATGCTGCGAATAAAAAGGTCTCTGCCACTGACATGGACTGGTATGCGATACTTCAGATTGAAAGATTGGCTGATGAAGCAATCATAAAGAAACAGTACAGGAGGCTTGCACTGCTACTTCATCCTGACAAGAACAAGTATGCTGGTGCAGAAGCTGCTTTCAAGTTGATTGGGCAAGCCAATGGGGTCTTGAGTGACCAAACAAAACGTTCTTTGTATGACAGCCGGTTTGGAATCTCTGTGAGAGGTGCTGCGCAGAAATCCACTGCAAAACGTGGTGCAGAAAAATGTCAGAAACGTTCTGAATCACAACATAACTCACATGGGAATGTGTTCACTGCAAAGCGTGATGAAACTGCAACAAATTATCAGAAGAATTCTTATCCAAACCCCGCCGATTCCAACAATCAAGCTGGACCGATGACATTCTGGACAACTTGCCCACATTGTAGTTTTAAGTTCGAGTACTGCATACAGTATGCGTACGCAAACTTATTGTGTATGCAGTGCTTGAAATCATTTAAAGCTCAAGTATTTATTTTTGGTGCTCCACCGCCGCAGCCAAAGTTTACTTCAGTAAATCTCCAGAAAGAGGCTCCAAATCCTGGTCCCCCAAAACCAGATTCAGAAAGCACTGATCAGAAACCCTTTGATAAAGAACGTACTGCCAGGTCTGTGCGTTCGGATACTACATCTATGAAAAAATGTGCTGCTGGAGTTGGTGCTCATTGTGAAAAGAGTAAAGATGGCTCTGTTCCTGCATCGAAGGTCATGGAGCCACAATCCTCTAAAAATGTTGGAAGCAAGAGAGTAAGGCAGTCAGCACCAGATTCAGGAAAAAGCTCCAAAGATAGCAACAGTGGTAAGGTGAGAGATGCTAATGTTCGAGAAAATGATCTAGATCATTCAAGTGCTGGTGCAAGGAGATCTTCAAGGAAAAAACAGCGTGTTTTATATACAGAAACCTCTGAAGATGACGATCACGAAATTCTTTCCGAATCGCCACGACAAAATGAACCACTTGAAGCCGATGACGTTGAGAATAAGACTGAGCCGGCAAGTAATGGATCGTCCAACAGCGACAATCCAGCTACTTCAACTGCTGGTGTGGCTGATCAGAACACGGAGAATGAATCCGAGTCAGAAGAGTATAACTGCTCTTCACCGAGTTCAAATATTCCTTCTAGTCCAAAGATCCTTTCTTGTTTTGACGCAGAATTCAATGATTTCGAAATGGATAAGGAGGAGGGTCGCTTTGCTGCTAAACAAATATGGGCAGTGTATGATAACAGTGATGCGATGCCAAGATTTTATGCTATAGTCAAGAAAGTTCTTTCCCCTTTCGAGTTGCAGATTACTTGGTTGGAGGCTGATCCAGATGACGAAGAAGAGCTTGATTGGCAGGATGCAGATTTGCCTATTGCCTGCGGTAAGTTCAGACTCGGTAGTTCTCAGAAAACTACAGATCGTACTATGTTCTCTCATCAGGTGCGGTGCATAAAACAAACCGGCAAACGTTCTTATCTGGCATATCCCCGTAAAGGAGAAACTTGGGCAATTTTCAGAGATTGGAATATCAAATGGAGTTCGAATCCAAATAAACATGTTGTGCCGCATGACCTTGAGTATGTGGAGATCTTATCAGATTTTTCTGAAAACGTGGGCATCGCTGTTGCTTATCTGGACAAAGTGAAAGGATTTGTTAGCCTCTTTCAGGAAACTTTGGCGACTAAAGTGGTCAAGTTTTATGTCCGTCCTAATGAGCTTTATAGGTTCTCGCATCAAGTTCCTTCTTATAAGATGTCTGGTAATGAAAGGGAGGGTGTTCCAAGAGGATcttttgaatttgatcctgctGCCCTGCCTTCTAATCTctttgaagatggtgattcGGGTAATTTGAAGATGAATAGCTGA
- the LOC114190565 gene encoding uncharacterized protein LOC114190565, whose protein sequence is MECNKDEALRAREIAEARMQRGEFQAALKFATKAKNLYADVENISHVLTICEVHNAAQTQLSPTEMDWYAILQIERLADETAIKKQYKRLALLLHPDKNKFAGAETAFKLVGQANGVLSDQAKRFLFDKKFAVSVRGRPVPKSAESKKKAVPKTFWTCCQHCNTKYQFCMPFVNATIRCKQCLKSFKARAIPLENIQKEYPTHGSPKPASESTGGRNPGGGEHGSTFVRPNPMSMKKCSSGVGANSEGEKSKDDCVPPSTGAESQTSKNVGSKRVRQSAPDSGLDAGRSCRQKQQHV, encoded by the coding sequence ATGGAGTGCAACAAGGACGAGGCTTTGAGGGCTAGAGAAATTGCTGAAGCTAGAATGCAAAGAGGTGAATTTCAAGCGGCTCTCAAGTTTGCTACCAAGGCCAAAAACCTTTATGCGGATGTGGAAAACATCAGCCATGTTCTTACGATTTGTGAGGTTCACAATGCTGCACAGACACAACTCTCTCCCACTGAAATGGATTGGTATGCGATTCTTCAGATTGAAAGATTGGCGGATGAAACAGCCATAAAGAAACAGTACAAGAGGCTTGCACTCCTACTTCATCCTGATAAGAATAAGTTTGCTGGTGCAGAAACTGCTTTCAAATTGGTTGGGCAAGCCAATGGTGTTTTGAGTGACCAAGCAAAACGTTTTTTGTTTGACAAGAAGTTTGCTGTCTCTGTGAGAGGCCGCCCTGTGCCGAAATCCGCCGAGTCCAAGAAGAAAGCTGTCCCGAAGACATTCTGGACATGTTGCCAACATTGTAATACTAAATACCAGTTCTGCATGCCGTTTGTGAATGCAACCATACGCTGTAAACAGTGTTTAAAGTCATTTAAAGCTCGTGCTATTCCTTTGGAAAATATCCAGAAGGAGTATCCAACGCATGGTTCCCCAAAACCAGCCTCTGAAAGTACTGGTGGAAGAAACCCTGGTGGAGGAGAACATGGTAGTACGTTTGTGAGGCCAAATCCCATGTCTATGAAAAAATGTTCTTCTGGCGTTGGGGCTAATTCTGAAGGTGAAAAGAGTAAAGATGACTGTGTTCCTCCATCCACAGGCGCGGAGTCACAAACCTCTAAAAATGTTGGAAGTAAAAGAGTTAGGCAGTCAGCACCAGATTCAGGACTTGATGCAGGGAGATCTTGTAGACAAAAGCAACAGCATGTTTGA